The proteins below are encoded in one region of Shewanella algae:
- a CDS encoding amidohydrolase, giving the protein MKSFVSGLSLLPVLLLPFAVFAADPNVLAQQQAAKLEPKVIEWRRDLHRHPELSNREFRTAAKVSEHLQSLGLEVQTGVAHTGVVALLKGDYPGPLIALRADMDALPVTEAVDLPFASKIKADYRGQEVGVMHACGHDTHVAILMGVAEALSNLRSQLHGEVMFIFQPAEEGAPEGEEGGAELMLKQGLFAAKPERVFGLHVTSNLPTGMIGLRAGPTMASEDSFSIQVKGRQTHGSRPWNGADPIVAAAQIVSASQTIISRRTDLTAGPAVLSFGAINGGIRSNIIPDEVELIGTIRTFDQPSRANIKQQLSKTAELIAQANGTEAKTEIVQGYPVLVNSAELVAEVRPLLEQVVGKGRLVEPGLITGAEDFAFYAQETPGVFFFLGVTPEGTDPATAASNHSPYFYADEAAFKTGVEALTTLALTSLSGK; this is encoded by the coding sequence ATGAAATCTTTTGTCTCGGGACTGAGCCTGCTTCCCGTCTTGTTGTTGCCATTTGCCGTATTCGCAGCCGACCCTAATGTGCTGGCGCAGCAGCAAGCCGCCAAGTTGGAGCCAAAAGTGATTGAATGGCGGCGGGATCTGCATAGGCACCCTGAGTTGTCCAACCGTGAGTTTCGCACGGCCGCCAAGGTCAGTGAGCACCTGCAATCTTTGGGATTGGAAGTACAGACTGGTGTGGCTCATACCGGCGTTGTTGCCTTGCTCAAGGGCGATTATCCCGGGCCCTTGATCGCTCTTCGGGCCGACATGGACGCCTTACCTGTTACTGAAGCCGTGGATCTTCCCTTTGCCTCCAAGATTAAGGCCGACTACCGTGGGCAAGAGGTGGGTGTCATGCATGCCTGTGGTCACGATACCCACGTGGCTATCTTGATGGGGGTGGCCGAAGCCCTGAGCAACTTGCGATCTCAGCTTCATGGTGAGGTGATGTTTATTTTCCAACCGGCGGAGGAGGGAGCGCCTGAAGGGGAAGAAGGCGGCGCCGAGTTGATGCTGAAGCAGGGGCTGTTTGCCGCCAAACCCGAACGTGTTTTTGGGCTGCATGTAACCTCGAATCTCCCAACAGGCATGATAGGGCTCAGAGCCGGGCCAACCATGGCCAGTGAAGACTCTTTCAGTATCCAGGTTAAAGGACGTCAAACCCATGGCTCCCGTCCCTGGAATGGCGCCGACCCCATAGTGGCCGCGGCACAAATTGTCAGTGCCTCGCAAACTATTATCAGCCGCCGCACTGATTTGACTGCCGGCCCCGCAGTATTGAGCTTTGGTGCCATCAACGGCGGGATACGTTCGAATATCATTCCCGATGAGGTTGAGCTTATCGGCACCATCAGAACCTTTGATCAGCCGAGCCGGGCCAATATCAAACAGCAACTGAGCAAGACCGCCGAATTGATAGCGCAAGCCAATGGCACTGAGGCGAAGACAGAGATAGTCCAAGGCTATCCTGTGCTGGTGAACAGTGCTGAATTGGTGGCCGAAGTCAGGCCCTTGCTGGAGCAAGTGGTCGGCAAGGGGAGGCTGGTGGAACCCGGGCTTATCACAGGGGCTGAGGACTTTGCTTTCTACGCGCAAGAAACCCCGGGGGTTTTCTTCTTTCTTGGGGTAACTCCTGAGGGGACTGACCCGGCAACGGCGGCCAGCAATCACTCCCCCTATTTCTATGCCGATGAAGCAGCGTTCAAGACGGGGGTAGAGGCGTTGACCACACTGGCACTCACCAGCTTAAGCGGCAAATAA